One window of Salmo salar chromosome ssa11, Ssal_v3.1, whole genome shotgun sequence genomic DNA carries:
- the LOC106563182 gene encoding apelin receptor B, with amino-acid sequence MEPWTTAESPDYYDYDYEEQENSTMCDYSEWEPSYSVIPVLYMLIFILGLSGNGVVIFTVWRSQAKRRTADIYIGNLAMADLTFVLTLPLWAVYTALGYHWPFGVALCKISSYVVLLNMYASVFCLTAMSFDRYLAIVHSLSSTQLCTRVHLQSSLTAIWLLSGLLAAPTLIFRTTKYDENSDRISCGMDFSLVLGDNQTINQSNILKQQEFMWIAGLSISSSALGFLLPFLAMMVCYCFIGCTVTRHFNSLRKEDQRKRRLLKIITTLVLVFAACWMPFHMLKSADALSYLNLAPNTCAFLRFLLLAHPYATCLAYVNSCLNPFLYAFFDLRFRSQCLCLLNLKKAMHASPNSSLSSQKTEAQSLATKM; translated from the coding sequence ATGGAGCCATGGACAACCGCTGAGAGCCCTGACTACTATGACTATGACTATGAAGAGCAGGAGAACAGCACCATGTGTGACTACTCTGAGTGGGAGCCGTCCTACTCAGTCATCCCAGTCCTCTACATGCTCATCTTCATCCTGGGTCTCTCTGGCAATGGCGTGGTCATCTTCACTGTGTGGAGGTCTCAGGCCAAGCGCCGGACAGCAGACATCTACATAGGCAACCTGGCCATGGCTGACCTGACCTTCGTGCTGACTCTGCCACTGTGGGCAGTGTACACTGCGCTAGGCTACCACTGGCCCTTCGGTGTGGCCCTCTGCAAGATCAGCAGTTACGTGGTGCTGCTCAACATGTACGCCAGCGTCTTCTGCCTCACCGCCATGAGCTTTGACCGCTACCTAGCTATCGTGCACTCTCTGTCCAGCACCCAGCTGTGTACCCGTGTCCACTTGCAGTCCTCCCTGACGGCCATCTGGCTCCTCTCCGGCCTGCTGGCAGCCCCCACCCTCATCTTCCGCACCACCAAGTACGACGAGAACAGTGACCGCATCTCCTGTGGCATGGACTTCAGCCTGGTGTTGGGTGACaatcaaacaatcaatcaatcaaatatattgAAGCAGCAGGAGTTCATGTGGATCGCAGGGCTCAGCATCTCCTCCTCTGCCCTGGGCTTCCTCCTGCCCTTCCTGGCCATGATGGTGTGCTACTGCTTCATCGGCTGCACCGTGACACGCCACTTCAACAGTCTGCGTAAGGAGGACCAGAGGAAGCGGCGTCTACTGAAAATTATCACCACCCTGGTGCTTGTGTTTGCTGCCTGCTGGATGCCCTTCCACATGCTGAAGAGCGCTGATGCCCTCTCCTACCTGAACCTGGCTCCAAACACCTGTGCTTTCCTCCGCTTCCTCCTGCTGGCCCACCCTTACGCTACCTGCCTGGCCTACGTCAACAGCTGCCTCAATCCATTCCTGTACGCCTTCTTCGACCTGCGCTTCCGCTCCCAGTGCCTTTGTCTGCTCAACCTGAAGAAGGCCATGCACGCCAGCCCAAATAGCTCCCTGTCCTCCCAGAAGACAGAGGCCCAATCGCTGGCCACTAAGATGTGA
- the nfkbil1 gene encoding NF-kappa-B inhibitor-like protein 1 isoform X2, translated as MVTRTQKKMIRYVEEGNLMKLKSYLRKHSDLDVNFSQGKKRRTPLHLACSLGDDAILRLLLKNGADILLKDKKGDTPLHIAANKALKHGKIVYDDLVVPLQKSCPEAMVAPNNAGITPHDLLQWMKFEKTAPKGNTSKEKDAEKEWQEKLFGECQDEFFETFGQYDDYLFEEDTDEEDFQDWADRIRQEYVTKRHAEAQRLASSGYHGKRKKGKKEAEEEERANRELHERLQREHEEYLARAARKEEETRQGKKQRYEERCAATFSTDSAAAVTTKLSYGDIPWPAPKGSVEEMVEVMLHGADKKDVAVFRKLLRRQQAVWHPDRFAQRCGARLEDGDKQRILDTVTALSQELNRLAQSLR; from the exons ATGGTGACTCGTACACAGAAAAAGATGATAAGATACGTGGAAGAGGGCAATTTAATGAAGCTGAAGTCATACTTGCGGAAACACTCCGACCTTGACGTCAACTTCTCCCAGGGGAAAAAGCGCAGGACTCCCCTGCACCTGGCCTGCTCGCTTGGTGATGACGCCATCCTCCGGCTTTTGTTGAAAAATGGAGCCGACATCCTTTTGAAAGACAAAAAAGGGGACACGCCTTTACACATTGCTGCTAACAAGGCTCTGAAACATGGCAAAATAG TATATGATGACCTCGTAGTGCCCCTTCAAAAGAGTTGCCCAGAAGCCATGGTTGCACCAAATAATGCAGGAATTACACCTCATGACCTACTGCAATGGATGAAATTTGAGAAG ACTGCACCGAAGGGAAACACTTCTAAAGAAAAAGATGCAGAGAAAGAGTGGCAAGAGAAGCTTTTTGGGGAATGCCAGGATGAGTTCTTTGAAACCTTTGGACAATATGATG ATTATTTATTTGAGGAGGATACCGATGAGGAGGACTTTCAAGACTGGGCAGATAGAATTAGACAAGAGTATGTCACAAAACGGCACGCAGAAGCTCAAAGACTGGCATCCTCAGGCTATCATGGGAAGaggaagaaaggaaagaaagaggcagaggaggaggagcgggCTAACAGAGAGCTGCATGAGAGGCTACAAAGGGAGCATGAAGAGTACCTGGCGCGTGCTGCACGAAAAGAGGAGGAGACACGTCAGGGGAAAAAGCAGCGCTATGAAGAGCGATGTGCAGCTACCTTCAGCACTGACAGTGCAGCAGCAGTCACCACAAAGCTGAGTTATGGGGACATACCCTGGCCGGCACCGAAGGGTTCAGTGGAGGAGATGGTGGAGGTGATGTTGCATGGCGCAGACAAGAAAGATGTTGCAGTGTTCCGTAAACTTCTCCGGCGCCAGCAGGCCGTTTGGCACCCAGATAGGTTTGCCCAGCGCTGTGGGGCCCGGCTGGAGGATGGAGACAAGCAGAGGATCCTGGACACTGTCACTGCTCTCTCACAGGAGCTCAATAGACTGGCTCAGAGCCTCAGGTGA
- the nfkbil1 gene encoding NF-kappa-B inhibitor-like protein 1 isoform X1 codes for MVTRTQKKMIRYVEEGNLMKLKSYLRKHSDLDVNFSQGKKRRTPLHLACSLGDDAILRLLLKNGADILLKDKKGDTPLHIAANKALKHGKIVYDDLVVPLQKSCPEAMVAPNNAGITPHDLLQWMKFEKTAPKGNTSKEKDAEKEWQEKLFGECQDEFFETFGQYDADYLFEEDTDEEDFQDWADRIRQEYVTKRHAEAQRLASSGYHGKRKKGKKEAEEEERANRELHERLQREHEEYLARAARKEEETRQGKKQRYEERCAATFSTDSAAAVTTKLSYGDIPWPAPKGSVEEMVEVMLHGADKKDVAVFRKLLRRQQAVWHPDRFAQRCGARLEDGDKQRILDTVTALSQELNRLAQSLR; via the exons ATGGTGACTCGTACACAGAAAAAGATGATAAGATACGTGGAAGAGGGCAATTTAATGAAGCTGAAGTCATACTTGCGGAAACACTCCGACCTTGACGTCAACTTCTCCCAGGGGAAAAAGCGCAGGACTCCCCTGCACCTGGCCTGCTCGCTTGGTGATGACGCCATCCTCCGGCTTTTGTTGAAAAATGGAGCCGACATCCTTTTGAAAGACAAAAAAGGGGACACGCCTTTACACATTGCTGCTAACAAGGCTCTGAAACATGGCAAAATAG TATATGATGACCTCGTAGTGCCCCTTCAAAAGAGTTGCCCAGAAGCCATGGTTGCACCAAATAATGCAGGAATTACACCTCATGACCTACTGCAATGGATGAAATTTGAGAAG ACTGCACCGAAGGGAAACACTTCTAAAGAAAAAGATGCAGAGAAAGAGTGGCAAGAGAAGCTTTTTGGGGAATGCCAGGATGAGTTCTTTGAAACCTTTGGACAATATGATG CAGATTATTTATTTGAGGAGGATACCGATGAGGAGGACTTTCAAGACTGGGCAGATAGAATTAGACAAGAGTATGTCACAAAACGGCACGCAGAAGCTCAAAGACTGGCATCCTCAGGCTATCATGGGAAGaggaagaaaggaaagaaagaggcagaggaggaggagcgggCTAACAGAGAGCTGCATGAGAGGCTACAAAGGGAGCATGAAGAGTACCTGGCGCGTGCTGCACGAAAAGAGGAGGAGACACGTCAGGGGAAAAAGCAGCGCTATGAAGAGCGATGTGCAGCTACCTTCAGCACTGACAGTGCAGCAGCAGTCACCACAAAGCTGAGTTATGGGGACATACCCTGGCCGGCACCGAAGGGTTCAGTGGAGGAGATGGTGGAGGTGATGTTGCATGGCGCAGACAAGAAAGATGTTGCAGTGTTCCGTAAACTTCTCCGGCGCCAGCAGGCCGTTTGGCACCCAGATAGGTTTGCCCAGCGCTGTGGGGCCCGGCTGGAGGATGGAGACAAGCAGAGGATCCTGGACACTGTCACTGCTCTCTCACAGGAGCTCAATAGACTGGCTCAGAGCCTCAGGTGA